A window from Theropithecus gelada isolate Dixy chromosome 1, Tgel_1.0, whole genome shotgun sequence encodes these proteins:
- the FGR gene encoding tyrosine-protein kinase Fgr: protein MGCVFCKKLEPAATAKEDAGLEGDFRSYGAADHYGPDPTKAQPASSFVHIPNYSNFSSQAINPGFLDSGTIRGVSGIGVTLFIALYDYEARTEDDLTFTKGEKFHILNNTEGDWWEARSLSSGQTGYIPSNYVAPVDSIQAEEWYFGKIGRKDAERQLLSPGNPQGAFLIRESETTKGAYSLSIRDWDQTRGDHVKHYKIRKLDMGGYYITTRVQFNSVQELVQHYMEVNDGLCNLLTAPCTIMKPQTLGLAKDAWEISRSSITLERRLGTGCFGDVWLGTWNGSTKVAVKTLKPGTMSPKAFLAEAQVMKLLRHDKLVQLYAVVSEEPIYIVTEFMCHGSLLDFLKNPEGQDLRLPQLVDMAAQVAEGMAYMERMNYIHRDLRAANILVGERLVCKIADFGLARLIKDDEYNPCQGSKFPIRWTAPEAALFGRFTIKSDVWSFGILLTELITKGRIPYPGMSKREVLEQVEQGYHMPCPPGCPASLYEAMEQTWRLDPEERPTFEYLQSFLEDYFTSTEPQYQPGDQT from the exons ATGGGCTGTGTGTTCTGCAAGAAATTGGAGCCGGCGGCCACGGCCAAAGAGGATGCTGGCCTGGAAGGGGACTTCAGGAGCTACGGGGCAGCAGACCACTATGGGCCTGACCCCACTAAGGCCCAGCCTGCATCATCATTTGTCCACATCCCCAACTACAGCAACTTCTCCTCTCAGGCCATCAACCCTGGCTTCCTTGATAGTGGCACCATCAGGGGTGTGTCAG GGATTGGAGTGACCCTGTTCATTGCCCTGTATGACTATGAGGCTCGAACTGAGGATGACCTCACCTTCACCAAGGGCGAGAAGTTCCACATCCTGAACAATAC TGAAGGTGACTGGTGGGAGGCTCGGTCTCTCAGCTCCGGACAAACTGGCTACATTCCCAGCAACTATGTGGCCCCTGTTGACTCCATCCAGGCTGAAGA GTGGTACTTTGGAAAGATTGGGAGAAAGGATGCAGAGAGGCAGCTGCTCTCACCAGGCAACCCCCAGGGGGCCTTTCTCATTCGGGAAAGCGAGACCACCAAAG GTGCCTACTCCCTGTCCATCCGGGACTGGGATCAGACCAGAGGCGATCATGTGAAGCATTACAAGATTCGCAAGCTGGACATGGGTGGCTACTACATCACCACGCGGGTTCAGTTCAACTCGGTGCAGGAGCTGGTGCAGCACTACATGG AGGTGAATGACGGGCTGTGCAACCTGCTCACCGCGCCCTGCACCATCATGAAGCCGCAGACGCTGGGCCTGGCCAAGGACGCCTGGGAGATCAGCCGCAGCTCCATCACGCTGGAGCGCCGGCTGGGCACCGGCTGCTTTGGGGATGTGTGGCTGG GCACGTGGAACGGCAGCACTAAGGTGGCGGTGAAGACGCTGAAGCCAGGCACCATGTCCCCGAAGGCCTTCCTGGCGGAGGCGCAGGTCATGAAGCTGCTGCGGCACGACAAGCTGGTGCAGCTGTACGCCGTCGTGTCGGAGGAGCCCATCTACATCGTGACCGAGTTCATGTGTCACG GCAGCTTGCTGGATTTCCTCAAGAACCCGGAGGGCCAGGATTTGAGGCTGCCCCAGTTGGTGGACATGGCAGCCCAG GTAGCTGAGGGCATGGCCTACATGGAACGAATGAACTACATTCACCGCGACCTGAGGGCAGCCAACATCCTGGTCGGGGAGCGGCTGGTGTGCAAGATCGCAGACTTCGGCTTGGCCCGTCTCATCAAGGACGATGAGTACAACCCCTGCCAAG GGTCCAAGTTCCCCATCAGGTGGACAGCCCCAGAAGCTGCCCTCTTTGGCAGATTCACCATCAAGTCAGATGTGTGGTCCTTTGGGATCCTGCTCACTGAACTCATCACCAAGGGCCGGATCCCCTACCCAG GCATGAGTAAACGGGAAGTGTTGGAACAGGTGGAGCAGGGCTACCACATGCCATGCCCTCCAGGCTGCCCAGCGTCCCTGTATGAGGCCATGGAACAGACCTGGCGTCTGGACCCGGAGGAGAGGCCCACCTTCGAGTACCTGCAGTCTTTCCTGGAGGACTACTTCACCTCCACCGAACCACAGTACCAGCCGGGGGATCAGACATAG